The window TCTCAAATGGTTGACTTGGGTATGTATTCTAAAGAAGTGAGTAAGGAAGAGCAGAAAAAAGGCGCCTGGTGGATTGCTGTTACCAAAGATGCTGTTTTGCCAACCATTAATGCAAAAAACCCACTCATTAAAGATATTCTCAGTAAAGGGATTACGAAAACTCAATTTTCAGATATTTACATCACAGGCAAAATAAAAACCTGGGGACAATTATACGGTAATGCAAGTAGTGTAAAATCCAAAATAAATATTTTTAACCGTTCGGATGCATGCGGAGCTGCCGAAATGTGGGGCAAATATCTTGGCAAAAACCAGGAAAGCCTTTTAGGAATCGGCATTTATGGCGATCCGGGTATTGCAGAAGAAGTAAAAAAAGACCCTTTATCCATTGGATTTAATAATGTTATCTATGCCTACGACATCAATACACGTAAAAAATATGTAGGCTTGGAAATTTTGCCAATTGATATAAACGAAAACGGGAAATTAGACCCCGAAGAAAATTTCTATAGCAATTTGGATAGCATTATGAATGCCATTAAAACAGGGAAATATCCTTCTCCTCCGGCTCGCGACCTTTATTTTGTATCCAAGGGTAAACCAACAAACCCTTTAGTTGTTGAATTTATACATTGGATTCTTACCGATGGCCAAAAATTTGTTAACGAAGCTGGTTATGTGGACTTCCCAGAGGAAAAGCTCAACAAAGAGTTACAGAAAATAAGTAATTAAAAAGTGCGAAGATTTTCCGTCAAACGGCATTTACGAAATACCCTTCATAGCTACTGGATGATTATCTGCTTGATTTTGCTGATAATCATTCCTATTTTATTAGGTATCGGGCTATACCTGAAATCCAAAATGCTGCTCGATAATCACCCTTTGTACCAATTGTTGTTTTCCAGTGAATGGAAACCACTAAGCGGAAAATTTGGATTTCTTTCATTCATCATCAGCTCGTTGTGGGTAACAATCCTGGCTTTGCTCATTTCCGGGCCAATTTGCCTGCTCACCTCCATTCACCTTACACAATATGCAAAAAAAAGGGTTTTGCGGTTGATGCATCCTGTAATTGATATACTTGCCGGCATTCCATCGGTAATTTATGGTGTATGGGGTATTTTAGTCATAGTTCCTTTTATTTCAGACTATTTAGCACCCATGATGGGAAAACAAACAACCGGTTTCAGCATCCTTGCTGGTGCTCTGGTTTTATCGGTAATGATCATTCCTTTCAT is drawn from Lentimicrobiaceae bacterium and contains these coding sequences:
- the pstC gene encoding phosphate ABC transporter permease subunit PstC, which produces MRRFSVKRHLRNTLHSYWMIICLILLIIIPILLGIGLYLKSKMLLDNHPLYQLLFSSEWKPLSGKFGFLSFIISSLWVTILALLISGPICLLTSIHLTQYAKKRVLRLMHPVIDILAGIPSVIYGVWGILVIVPFISDYLAPMMGKQTTGFSILAGALVLSVMIIPFMLNILIEVFSTIPEELSEASLSLGATKWQTIKFVLLKKAFPGIISALGLGLSRAFGETIAVLMVVGNVTTIPKGLFQPGYPLPALIANNYGEMLSIPMYDSALMLAALVLFVIIIFFNFASRIAIINIEKND
- a CDS encoding PstS family phosphate ABC transporter substrate-binding protein is translated as MIKKYISIVLASIVIGMTFILFIRCGSGGNSKNEGTGKELKGRISISGAFALYPLTVKWAEEFQKIHPDVKIDISAGGAGKGMTDALSQMVDLGMYSKEVSKEEQKKGAWWIAVTKDAVLPTINAKNPLIKDILSKGITKTQFSDIYITGKIKTWGQLYGNASSVKSKINIFNRSDACGAAEMWGKYLGKNQESLLGIGIYGDPGIAEEVKKDPLSIGFNNVIYAYDINTRKKYVGLEILPIDINENGKLDPEENFYSNLDSIMNAIKTGKYPSPPARDLYFVSKGKPTNPLVVEFIHWILTDGQKFVNEAGYVDFPEEKLNKELQKISN